The Aspergillus nidulans FGSC A4 chromosome VIII genome contains the following window.
GTAAGAGTTGGAAGGACTTCTGAGGCAGAGAGGATGAAAATTTTGGAGGTGGTGACAGGGTCGAACCAACGCTTGATCCAGCCCCAAACggttgggaagaaggcgggagCACCGATGATCTGGTCGAGTTAGTACTTCAACTGTAGTAGACATTGGTGACATTTGGCATGGATCATTGGAACACCTACAAATATGCGGTCTAGAGTCTCGGGATAATGGGCAGTAGCGAGGACACTGGCATCCTGCATGTGGCCCTTGAGATTCCAAAACTGCTTCAATCCAACACCACTGACATCCACGATATTGTTCGAGCTCACGATAGGAGTCTCAGGATGCGGACGGGGTAGTTCTGAGCAGAGCGGCATGACAAAGTTGAGGAGGTTCTCATAAAGAGCGAACAGCCGCAGGAGCCGCTGCGGGACTGCGGAAGACTTGTGTGTTTCCGCCGTGGCCTCTGGATCGGCCATAGTCGCATTGTAAGCGGCCATGTTCTTGCTATTCAAATGCTTGATCTCAAACACGTACACCGGAATACCCCGGCGGTCTCGACGGCCAGTCCATTGCGGATACTATATCCATAAAGTTAAGGTTAGATTCGACCCGGAACTAAAAAATAATAGGAAACTCACCATCCTCCTAGCAGCCTCGTAAGAGTCCACATCAATATTCTCGTATAAAGCCTCGATAGCATTCTCTTTCCGCCAATCTTCCGTATCCTTGAACTGGCCCCAAGCCCCATTCACGTCAAATCTGCGTGCGCGGAGAAATCGCCTATTAAGACATGTTAACCACCAACTTTGTTAAGGCGCGTATATGTTAGAGCAAACATACAGCATCGTCGCATCATCATGGCTTGGCTTCTCCCCCTCACCTCCAGGCTTATAGTAGCCCTCCTTCTCACAAAAAGCCTTAAACTCTGTTAACTTcgcctcctgctcctctgtcAGATGGTTCAAATGCCCCACGAGCCAGGCATCACTCGCAGCCTGGGATGCCGACGCAACGGGATCGTTCTTGGGATCGGCAGGGGTGGTGTCGGCTTTGTTCTGAACGGAGGCGGAATCGCTCTCCGCTTGGCTGTGATGCGACTTTGTTCTCCACAGCGGCATAGTTTCAATATCGTTTTCAGGTGAACGCTAGGTGTATCTAGAGCGGAATCGCAAAGAGGTGAAAAGAGAACGTTGATGCAGGGAGCGGCGTTGGAGTGCAGTGGGTCTGGCGTAAGCAGAGCTGGGCTTGTAGTTTGTTTCGGACGTCCCGGAAAGAACAATCAGTGCAAATGCAACGGCGATGTTGGGTTTCGGGAATTTTTCAGTGACAGTAGGGAGTGTTGAAAGAGGTAACGAGCGACGCGGAAGGCAAAAAAGTCAACTATGGATCAGGAAGACCAAAAAGGGCCAGCTGATGGAAGGAGTTCGGCTCGGTAGACTTAGATGTAGAACTATTGCATAAACTTTTCAGAAATGCTTTGCTGAGTCATCATATTGGCCAACTTGATGAAATTATGGGGTAGTTATGCGGTCTATACTTCGTACTGCTCCTGAGGTAGTTTGGCACCACGTATGAGTCTCAAAATGATAGTCCATTTTGTAGGTTGTCCCACGCAAGAAAACAGCAATATTTGTACATGAACAAAACGAAACGCTGTGTTTTCAGGCTAACTGCCTTTAGTCTTCCTCGCCAACATCACCATACTCGTGCATACCACGACGCGACTCCCTAGCTTCGTCCTCCAGAGCCCGAAGGTTCGACAAAGTCTCACCGGCAGCACGCTCCCACGCCTTCAATTTGCGAGGAACCGTGGCCAGACCCTCGTGAACAATATCCGCGTTTATACTCTGGTCCAGGCTCTTCGATCCCTCAGGATCGAGCAAAGTAACGTGCAGGGTTCCCTCTGGTGCAACATAGTCCACATTGGCGACAAGTTCGCGGTTATAAGTTTGTTCCTCGATATAAGACACCGCCTCTTCAAGGTAGTGCGGGAGGTTCACGGGAAACTgaatgaaagaaagaacGGCGTCCACGGCCTGGGGGCGGAGCTTCTGGGTGGAAAACTGAGCGCTAAGCGGTCTGAGGGCGGACCAAGGCAGGACTTCTGAGTTACCGTAGTCGATGTAGAGAACTTCGGCTTGTTGCTTCTCGCGATCGTTACGACGGATCTTGGCGCGATACCACTCACCGTCTTCTGTGAATTTGGCAGCAACAAAGTCACCGGCCTTGGGAGGGCCAGGAAGGCTATTGTCATTTGACTTGTTGATATGGAACGATCGGAATGCGCTCATAAGCTCGGTCAGCGCCGAGGTGCCAGTTCCAATCTGTTGGAGCTTGATACGCGCGGTAGTGGGATCAACATAGGTGACCATGACGTCTCGGTAGTCCTTGCGGCGTGTGGTAGCTTCGGTCTCCACGGCGCTGCCGCTGGtcgcctcctcttcttcctctaaTTCCTTGCTAGGGTCCCAGTCGTGCCAGAGTCCTTTACGTGCTTCCTTTGCCCTCTGTTCGGCAGCAAAGTATTCCGTCGCGTGACCAGATTGCTCCGCCGAGTAAGCGTGGACAGTTGCCAGACCCTCCTCAAGAAGAGCCTTGGTGAAATTTTCCTTGTTCACGTAAAGCGTACCGATGAAACCGCCAACCTTGTCAATGGTCTCAACGTCAATTTCCACATCACGCTGCATGCATCGTCTGTTGGCCAGCTCATGTGCTTCGTTACCGAATGGCTCAGAAGCCTCACCAGGGTTGCGTGCAGATCGAGGAGCGCGAATACCAGAAAGAACCAGGGTAAGCTTAGCGTTCTCGCGAGGCACTAGAACAGTGAAGCGGGATCCAGACTTGACAAAGTCGACAATGGCGGGGACACGCTTCTGACGCTGAAGAATAGAAACCTCCATCTTGGCCTTCTGGAGACTCTCGGAGTAATCTTGGTACTGCTTCGTCTTAGGAGGCTTAGAGCTCCACATGCCCTTTCCATCCTtttgagcttcagcttcagcaatCATCAGATCGTCATAAATAGGAGATCGGTCACTGTCATCCTGACGGTGACGGATAACCGATGCGTATCCAGCTTGCACAAGGGCAAGAGCAACGTTCGTGTTCCCTTGAATAACTGTGGCCACTTCCCTCTCTTCGTAGCCCTCAGTCGCAGGCTTCTTGCCATTGATGGTCACCTTTACGTGCTTGCCAAtaatcctcttcctcaggaaTTCTTTAGCATCGGCAGCAAATGGCGCTTGTTTGGGGTCAGATGGCTTGGGTTGACGGATGCTACTCAGGCtaagcttcttctcctgaccAGCCTTGTTCCTGACGAAAATGGTGTCAGCGTTGAGCACACGGACAACAACGTAATCCTGCTCAGTGGCCCCGCCAGCAGGACCCTTGGGCGCGACAAGACCAGTGAACAAGCCCAATCGGGCATCCTTAGCGACCTTCTCCGAACGGCGGAAGGCTGCCATTT
Protein-coding sequences here:
- a CDS encoding putative transcription factor (Snd1/p100) (transcript_id=CADANIAT00002482) is translated as MPLEARVKSVLSGDTVVLSHVHNPAQERVLSLAYVSAPRLRREGDEPYAFQSREFLRELLVGKVVQFQALYSVPSSQREYGKIKLPTFEVTLPEIVVQEGWSRVREEAGKRSDDSEETLAMLERLRALEDHARTEGKGVWGSGNGRIETRYDLENAKSLVDEWSGKHLEGIVEKVLTGDRLVVRLLVAPEEHLQVIVVVAGVRAPATKRVGADGKEQPAEPYGEEAQQFVESRILQRKVQVSLLGVTPQGQLIATVLHPNGNIARYLLEAGLARCHDHHSPLLGAEMAAFRRSEKVAKDARLGLFTGLVAPKGPAGGATEQDYVVVRVLNADTIFVRNKAGQEKKLSLSSIRQPKPSDPKQAPFAADAKEFLRKRIIGKHVKVTINGKKPATEGYEEREVATVIQGNTNVALALVQAGYASVIRHRQDDSDRSPIYDDLMIAEAEAQKDGKGMWSSKPPKTKQYQDYSESLQKAKMEVSILQRQKRVPAIVDFVKSGSRFTVLVPRENAKLTLVLSGIRAPRSARNPGEASEPFGNEAHELANRRCMQRDVEIDVETIDKVGGFIGTLYVNKENFTKALLEEGLATVHAYSAEQSGHATEYFAAEQRAKEARKGLWHDWDPSKELEEEEEATSGSAVETEATTRRKDYRDVMVTYVDPTTARIKLQQIGTGTSALTELMSAFRSFHINKSNDNSLPGPPKAGDFVAAKFTEDGEWYRAKIRRNDREKQQAEVLYIDYGNSEVLPWSALRPLSAQFSTQKLRPQAVDAVLSFIQFPVNLPHYLEEAVSYIEEQTYNRELVANVDYVAPEGTLHVTLLDPEGSKSLDQSINADIVHEGLATVPRKLKAWERAAGETLSNLRALEDEARESRRGMHEYGDVGEED
- a CDS encoding SEC14 family lipid-binding protein (transcript_id=CADANIAT00002481) yields the protein MPLWRTKSHHSQAESDSASVQNKADTTPADPKNDPVASASQAASDAWLVGHLNHLTEEQEAKLTEFKAFCEKEGYYKPGGEGEKPSHDDATMLRFLRARRFDVNGAWGQFKDTEDWRKENAIEALYENIDVDSYEAARRMYPQWTGRRDRRGIPVYVFEIKHLNSKNMAAYNATMADPEATAETHKSSAVPQRLLRLFALYENLLNFVMPLCSELPRPHPETPIVSSNNIVDVSGVGLKQFWNLKGHMQDASVLATAHYPETLDRIFIIGAPAFFPTVWGWIKRWFDPVTTSKIFILSASEVLPTLTSFMEPSSIPKQYGGELDWQWGDMPNLDEPARELIGALETAPADGQTKPGFIKGPVLFKGDKVEVLGKENGKSRATTVPVPESKLAQTNGVSATNQSEKEQELQPAAEKEQEVSEKVFGNDTAAKTNGDVAPPTQLSA